The DNA region GCAGCGAGCCGACGAAGATCCACGCGTCACTCCACACCGGCTCGTACGACCCGAGGGCGCGGAACACCGGGGTGAGCAAGGCGGTCCCACCGACCATGCCGACGACCAGCAGGACGCGGGTCCGCCACGACGCCCAGTGCGGTTCGATCACGGAGGACGTGTCGTCGGGACGGTGCGTCCAGCGGTACCAGCCGTAGATGCTCACGATGATGAACATCACCTGGCGGCCGGCCTGACCGAGCAGGTTGACCGGGTTCGGGGTGTCGAACAGTGCACCCATGAAGACGGTGAACAGGAGCGCGTTGCCGACCAGCCCGATCGGCCACGCCCAGACCTTGCGGCGCATCCCGCCGAGCGCGCTGA from Curtobacterium sp. MCJR17_020 includes:
- the pnuC gene encoding nicotinamide riboside transporter PnuC; its protein translation is MGIVRWLFDAQIVIGDQTVLWREVIGNVFGLLSALGGMRRKVWAWPIGLVGNALLFTVFMGALFDTPNPVNLLGQAGRQVMFIIVSIYGWYRWTHRPDDTSSVIEPHWASWRTRVLLVVGMVGGTALLTPVFRALGSYEPVWSDAWIFVGSLLATYGMAKGWVEFWLIWVAVDLVGVPLLFSAGYYASGLMYVFYGVFTLTGFFVWMNQRVKPPAAPVTVG